The Castanea sativa cultivar Marrone di Chiusa Pesio chromosome 4, ASM4071231v1 sequence ttttatggagcccttaaataggccttaagtctgtaaacgtttttcatagaatattattgaataaaattcagaaaaggtgaggctttgctctcttttggttcttcaagaactgtgaacttatcaaggattcttccttgtggcgttcaaactttatacctttggttcgtgattctttataatcattgggtcaaggtcaacgtatacctttggttcgcgtttcaattataaacgttgggtcagggtttctatcataaatctgatttttagctttcctgggttaaatattccaatatttttgttgggtctcaaagcgtgtcgattgaggttcgcatcaaaaATGCTTAGGACATTCGTCTACTCTTCACAAATATAAATCTTTTTAGTGTCGGATCTACTATTAATGATGAATAGTTTTTCCGTAAGTTTATTACAAGTCTTATCCCTAATTATTTGCCTTTATTTCTTTACATAGTATGTTATTTTAttcctattttatatatatatatatatattattctagttatttttatagatgtgtgtgtatacatatgCATatacacattttctttttttctattttagaattAATGAACTAATAGACTATGAAAATTAATTACCGGATTATAAATTTAAGgatttttgtattattcaatttttaacTTTGAGTGTTTTTTCTCCTTactgttttaaaagaaatactaaaaaaaaaagttcagaaagtgtaatttccccaaAACTATACCCCTGATTACACTGTGCaacataaactttttgaatacACGTTGTGCGTCATAAATTATGATTCTTATTACACTTTGTAACCCAATATCAATTTTACTGTTAACTTTGAAGGAAAAATATGACACCATGTGAAAAAACCTAATTGTCCTTCTTCtcaatgcttaaaaaaaaaaaattaaattacactttaccactcTAAACTATATTCCTGATTACGATTTACTCCCTAAACTTTGAATAACTGCGCCGCATTTCATTTTTGTGGTCACATTGTGGCGTGGTGCTGTGCGGTTTAGAGTTTAGTTAAAACCACGACTGCAATGCATCTCATTTTTGTAGTCACATGTGTGGTGCGGTATATAAGATGCAGTTTAAAACcgatatatttttcaaattttgggcttttcctGCCTAGCCAAAAACtaaattttccttttgttttgggctaagttttaaactattgagttagtttttctttattttgggctaGCTTTCCCTAAGTAACACTTGCTAGggttattatacttttttttttgggtgaaaactAGGgatattaaactattaataatatatttcatattaaaaataaataaataaatattaatatacaGAGAGAGGGTGCGGTGTGGTTTAtgcggttttcttattataaaacagTAAACTACACTGCACCATGTGGTGCGGTTACTTACGATGCAATGCAGTTACTTACGATGCAGTGCAGTGTAGTGCAGTGCAGTTTAtatggttttcttattataaaatcttaaaatacACTGCACCATGTGGTGCGGTTACTTAAGATGCAGTTGGTTATGCCCATTTTACGGGTggttttagttcaatttttgaAGTTTGTGCATTTTGGTGAACACTCCTAGTAACAAGggttatagtttagggtgctAAACATGCATTTGAAAAGTTTAGAGTGTAAAGTGTAACATAGGGTATAGTTTTAAgtagtaaaatataatttttttttaaacaacgTTGAGGTTgaaaagaaacattttaaaaGCTTAaggtttaaataatatataccaaatactctaatgtttaaaaaataatttacccaaatatttgtaattaattttatctATTGCATTTAAGGAATAGTAAATgttcaattataaattatagcGCACATTTTTTCCAAAAGTAAATACATTTGTAAATAATTCATGTGTTCACATGCGCAATTATATTATAcagtgtgcttttttttttgtgtggatatttgtgcacaatttgactttatttttatttatatatatagttttatttaatGGAGTATTAAATACACCTTAAGTCCTTAACATGTGAATTTAGAGGATTCATTAACAAAGATGTCCACGATTGTGAGTATTGTTAAGGGCATAACAatttcatgcaaaaaaaaacctaagtttTCATTTTGGCTCACCActgatatcaattttttttttttaaaatttactatGGATAATTTGGCACCTAGGCTCCGGTTTACTATGGTAAAAATATTAGACGCATAGCTTTATTGTATAATTGAATGAGTTTTGTTACATGTAATCTCCCCATTCTCATTCCCAAATTAGGCAACACGTAATCTAAGCTTTACCAAAGTGACCGTTGGACGTTGTTGAAGCAATGCTGAGCACCGGGAGCCCAATTAGGGAGCCACTGGAGGCCAGGGAAGCATGACATGGCCACTTAACACCATTaaacattttaaatgaaaaatgaaagattttaaaataattaactcTTTTAAATATTCCTCTAAAGTTCAAAATATTAGTAAGTCcttcaatatttatttaattttattattattaattctatttctttatttttgtttttttaacatCAAATTATGCCAAATTTAATTGAGAGTTTGAGATAGATCATCAAATCTTGAGTTTATGGCATATATTAAGCCACGAGTTTACTTCCTGAGGTCGCTTTGggtcacattttctttttctttttttggcctAAGTAAGAAATTTAGTGAAGGAACAGACAATGAAATAGGCTTATACGATTTTAAATCATtcaataaaacaacaaaatccgATTTAGTTCAAGGACTAATTTGAtcaaaaatagcattttttaaaattgtaatcATCTGAATTTGAAGTAGTTGTcgggtttcaactttcaagaacTTAACCCGAATGAACTAAAGTCGACGTAGACACTTAACTTATTTGAACACATGGCAAGGCTCCATTGGCTACATCCCTCTGTTCTTGCTAACAAGCGTCCTCCCTTCTGATCACTTCAAACTTAGATTATTTATAGAGTTCTTAAGGtaagtccaatttctaaaatcTGATCTATCCTTttcaaaatgaatgaaatggatAAAACCAcgtcaataaaattttaagaaatattgaCTACCACCATTATGATATTTATCATTTAGGGAAAATTACAACTAACTCATATATGGTTTGATCGAAATTTAAGTTTGCtatttgtggtttgaaatttaatGCTTTACCCATCTAAGGTTAGTTTCATTAGATTTCTttaacccacctctgttaaaaacatGGCTAATATGCGATTTTGCTtcacttttatgtttctctcttccaaaaacacaaaaaacataaaaatacaaaataaaataaaataaaaagaattaagtGGAATACTTGCATCATGAGATTTCAAACTATAaataggcaacttaaatttcggttaAACTTCGGATGGATAcattgtcaaatttcaaactacaggtaggtaagttgtaatttgatatatttattaaaagtatgggcaaaacttaaatacaatacttagagcatccacatcaatgGATGCAAAGtcttgtataatagaaaaaacacttcattttacacattttgaccaaaaaaatacccacatcagtgggtgtaaaattatgcatttatgcacaagtgctacagtaaccgtgcatatatgcatggttactgtagctcttgcatttaatattttacatttttttttctctctccttcacctcactctctcattttcattttcatcttctcactttcacctctctctctttttatctcTGGTCCCTCAGTCCACTGATCAGTCCAACCTCATTCTCACCGATCAGTCCAGCCTCACCGATATGATCAGTCCATCCTCACTCTCGCCGAAGCTCACTTACTGAAACAATCTCCGAAGCTCACTCACCGATACGATCTCACTCACCTTTgatcctttttaattttttgtttgatcagttttgaattttctgTTTGATCAGTGGGTTTGGGGTGATGGTGGttgatgatggtggctgggtgGGTTGATGGTGGGTGTGGATTGATCGTTGATGGTGGGTaaagataaatattttatttaactaaatgtctaatagataaactgatgtgggtgttttgtaaaaataagagtgtaaaatagaaaaagtaggtctTTTCCGtgcaaatttacaaaatttttgcatCTACTGATGCGGATGctcttaggtgttgttccttagattTCTCTCTTAATTTAGTCATGTGGTAgtacttaactaaaaatacactttcatctaatgagaaaaaaaaattcacaagaTTGAATTTTAATAGGGAAGTATTAGGAACAATACCTGATTATTGttactaaataaatatttaccTAAAAGTATAGATGATGTATAATGTTCAAtccattcattttaaaattgatgGATAGTGTATTAGTGTTGGGGTTCCAAGATCCTGGACCCAACTATAGCAATAAATGAGCCTTCAAGCCCAATGCACGTAACAACCCATTAGCCAACCTAGCAATCCGACTTGAATGCATTTACCATTGAAAAGTCTACTACAACTATTAACCTAACTACTCTGTGTGACTCGGTATGACAAAGGAAGCCTTGTCAAtcatggaaaattcttaggtactcccggagtatagtgaaatggtgctccctcctctcacattcatggtagacctcaccatgaatttaatgagcaggccccaccatgaatgtgagaggaaggagcaCCATTATCCGTGCtctgggagtacctaagaattactcgtcAATCATAAGGCCCCTGCCAATCTGGATGGTATTGCCAAGTaaatattttgagagttttttgGGCATTGTCTAGTAGGAATAACCTTAAAAGTTACCGACTGTAAAATAGGATGACGTGAACCTCACATAATCGAGAATGAAGGGATATGTACTATTGTTTTAACGTTGTATTTAATGCATCCTTACTACAATAAGATCGCATTAAATGCTACTTGATCTGACAATCATTTTAGTCTTACTTCCCcttaattttaaagaataaaaggTTATCTAGTCCCCATTTTCCTTAAGAATACCCAAAAATAGTGGGTATAACTTGTAAGTGTCTAGGCATGTCTACAAACCTAAAGAGAAACAGTAAGACACAAATGCCTTAGGCATTCCATGTTTAGGCATTCCATATAAGTAAACGGAGATGGCCATATCAAAGGAATGAAACATACAAAAAACTTGTTCCTATTATGTTGAAATTTTCACTACATTGTTCTAACTTCTAACTTTTCTGCTGAGGCAACCTTGGTCTACATGCcttggaaaattcttagatatTCAGTATTCTTGGAGTACAAAGCAAATGTGCTCTCCTCTCATATTCATTGTAGaccctaaaataaatttaataagtagACCGTAGCATGAATGTGAGATAAGAAAGTATCATTTTTCGTGCTCTAAGAATGCTTAATATTACTCCATCATCCTAAGCTCATCATGGTGGTCCCACTCAACAATGATAGACTCAtcagggtccgtttggatacagttgaaaactgaaaactgaaaacactgtaacaaaataatttttaaatgtgtgtaTATTACCGCGGatcccatttttaattaaaaaaaaaaaagctgaaaagtgcatgaacagtgcactaCTGTGCGATTACTATTCACGCACAGTAATGAACAATGCACCATGTCTCTGGTTGAAATCTGTGCgcaggaagaaaaaaaaaagaaaagaaaaaggttgaAACATGAAAATCCCAAACGCAAACGCCAACCTCTCTATCCAACCCCACCCTCAGATTATTCAACATCAAAGAACACGTTTGTCACGATTATTAGCACTGTTAAGATCATCTTCAAAGGACGTTTTTGGTAGCGTTGCTCATTGTTATGACAACTCAAGTGTCTTGGTATGAGATCCTATCTCCATGCACGAGTTCCAAGATACATATAAACACGATTTTGATGTTAATAGTTTTGATAGCTTGaagctttttcaaaaagacaaTTTTAGTCAAGAGATCATGTTTACTAGTGCTAACTTGTGTAATTTGTAAAAGAGAAAAGTTGAAGAATGCCTAAAAACATTTGTTAGTAAaacattttaagaaatttatttatgagaaatgaaaaaaaaaaaaaaaacaatttatattttgacaaatttttaaatttatcattgAAAGTAgtataaaaacttttctaagataatttattaacaattaccttagggattttcctaaaaaaaacaattacctTAAGAACATCAGTTAACATAAACCTTCGAAAAATTCcccatataatcatatcaaggCACATGCGCATAGAtccacatgagagagagagagagagagagagagagacagagagagggagagagaatcaAACATAATAGTTTTACATATTACAGCAAAGCAGAAGGCCCTagaattacaaacaaaaagtCGACCTCCAAACACAAAAGCAGAAACTGCCACCAAGAAATTTCCAAAATCACACTAGCCTGAATGACAAAGAACTAATTACAAAGCTCCCCAAAACTTGGATTTACAGAAACTCCTAAATCACCAATGCTTGATAGAGGGATAGGGGGAAATAACCACTGCCACAAAAATAAGGCTGCGTCAACCTCCCTCTTGAAAATAAACTTAATAAAACCCCTAAAAAGAATGGAAACAATATTGACAATAGTTTATATGTCAGAAaagattcataaaaaaattatcttcccCTTTATTTTTGAGACCTTGTTTTCCAAACCTGCTCAATCAAATCAACATGGCTTCCGAGAAGAGAAGTGCACCAAGGATACCGCTCAAAGGTAGGTGGCTGCTGCTGCAGTTGCAACACAGGCCTACAAACTCCCTTCTCTCCAACTTATAACCATGCGGCAATCTAGAGGGTACCAGAATGGTCCATGTCAACTGATTTGGAAAAATCTTTCTTATTTCCAATGCCAGATTGGTTCACTGATGTCTCTGTGCCATTGGGTATGAGAGTAGAAGCAGAGTAATGGTTTGAACTTGAGTTGAGGAATAGGCAAACTACAGCACAGTCATCGACCTTAGCATATGGACATTTGAACTTCCAAGCTCTGTTAGCTGACTCAACCAGTTTTCGAGCCGCAGAAGATGGTGGGGCAGAAGCCACTATTTCAACAACTTCTTTGTTTGATAGGACATCCCAGACCTGTCACAAAGGAAGAAAACACCACATAAAAAGATCTTCCAATGCAAATCAATCAGGCTCACTATCCATCTTTCATGCATAGAGTTCAGCAAAAACTTCATAGGTATGGCATTAGTTCTGTTATAAATATATGCTAATGGGGGGAGAGCTACCACTTGGCTATGAGGTTTGATGGTGAAATCATCTCCATTTTAGGTTTGTCTTACAGCTCATGGTATATACAGTAATTAGGAATAATATATGCTAATGGTTTCCAACTCCCATTATCACCCTTTTAAATGTTGAAAAGAAGAATTGTGGGATTCAACAAAAGGGATATTACAAATTCTCCAGACACAAGAAACTACGCTCTCAACCCAGAGCAGAATATAGAATTCAACACAGTAATTGTAAGGATTTATTGTTGAACAATGAGATGAAGACAACAACAAAAGACTATGATTAGCATGGCAATAGTCTAACATAATGCAAGATGGAGAGAACCTTAACCTTATATGTATAACATCAAAAAGGTTATATGCGTAATCAATCTGAACATAACACTATATGTTcgatttttgaagaaaaagaaaaccatggGAGATACATTGATTTGATAATTCATAAGTTTTTCAAGTAAACAAAGCaaccaattaaattataacCAGTCAACGAGGAAAATCATACAATTTCTAATACATGCATATATTTTCCTCGGTTAAACAATAAAAGGCAGGTCacattatacacacacacaaacacatacccACAACATATACATGtatgcagagagagagagagagagagagagagagagagagagagagcaagttGATCTCCTACCCCATCTGTAGCCAATACTACAAATTCATCCTTCTCGGTGAGTTGATGATAAGATATTTCAGGGACAGAGATCAAGCCAAAATCTTTGAGGCAAAAATCTCCAAAAGCCCGAGACATAGCAAGACCAGGGGAGTTAGCGTTGGGCAGCCAAACTCGAGCAACCTCAGGCTCATTCTGAAGGGCAAAGACCCGCCCTTTATATTTCTTAATCCTCTCTGCTTCCTCTGTatggtaaaagaaaaataattaaatattgaaaaacaaagtCACATCCATATCATTAATCCATTTCTCCTCATATTTACTGATAATTAAAAAACCCTTTTTGTCAAGAAAACATCAGGGAGCCATAACTAGAACTTACAAAGACATTGTAGAGTGAGTCTAGCAACCACAGTTAGGCTAGTTAGATATAAATGCATATCAAATTTATGAGATCGTGTTCATGTCAATTTAACATAAAACCGTTCGTATATTTGTTTCACATGCACATGCAGAAACACAAGAATAATATTTCACAATTAGATTACCATATATGCAAAAGAATGAACATATTTAGCTAGgatatatatatgatcaatTATTATGCAAAATGCTgggaaaaaattcatatatatttttttatgaatactGAGTTTCAATAAAATAGGGTAATAAGAAAACTTTCACCCAAATATGGTCAAGGTCTACAGATAGTAATATATTAGTCTTTACTGCTAAAAATATCTCTTCAATTGTATAGACTTTCTTTTCCTTGCTGAACACCATCTAACAGGATCAATAaagaattttgttttacatccttACCACTATTGCAGTCATTGATATATCCATGTGTTGGaacatgaaaattttatagTGCACACACTAGGAGAGCCAGTTTCCCAAAATTGATGTGAAATTGTCCATGCtcgctttttaactcaatttggTGAAGGCTACTAGGTTATGTTTATCCCTTGAATCTTGTCTTTCAGATTTTACATTCCAAAACCCATCCTCATATAATTCTTTgctagaagaaaaataaaaaaacattgattTCATAGAAAACAGACATTAAAAGTATCTGGAGCCACCATTAACTGTTTTTTTTgaaactacaaaataaaaaccatatgcaggattaccattttttttttttacaagagcAATAGATGCTAACCGTGACAGTTGATTAAAACCTTGCAGAAGCTGTTAAATCAAGTTCCAGAAAACATCAATGTATGCATTGTCCCTGGTTTCTAAAAATCACCATGAttctttatatgattattttggCAATTGCCAGATTAAATCCCCAAAGATTACTCTCTCATCTAAACTCAATTGTGAAAATAAGACTAAGCACTATTCTATTTGGATTTATAATAtatctaataattttaattttttttaaggagaagCAACAATTactgttttgaatttcatacaTCTTGATCTCATAGTCTCATAGTATCGTAACATGCAATATTCTGATAAAAATAAGGCATCAGACCGAAGTTAAAATTATCATGTTTCTCTACTtcatttttaagagagagagagagagagagatatatatatatacttggaAGATTTGGTTTGAGGTCTACAGTTAACTGAACTGCAATGAGAAAATCATCTTCATCTCTAGTACCCAACACAGCTCTAGAGTCCCCAACATTTCCGACAACAAGATCTCGTCcctataattaaaagaaaatgattagACAAACCTAAAATTATTTACCACTGGTCAAGAAGACCAAGTTGTAATGTTCATCAATTACCTGCTTGACCAGGGTAACTGCTGTTGTCCCACTGCAATAGCAATCAATTGAAGGATGCAGTTTGAGTTCCTTATCCATAACCTTAAATGCTTTCAGAAATGACTCTCTCATTGTTGTTATATCAGTGTGATTTTGATTATGAATCCCAGCTTCCCCATCAGTTGATGTCAATGCACTTTCTTCAGAGGTCAGACTTCCCAAGCCACCACTGATGATATCATCATGCCCATCCTTGTGGAAACTATTTAGTTGCAACTGAGCACACAACTTTAAAGGAAGAGAATCCCGCACTTTCTTTGCAACCATATGGCCAAATGGACCATGGCCATCAAAAACACCGCACAATATTGTGTCTTCCTTTGAACCAAAATTCTGCGGGTGAAAAAAGAGATGAAATGAACCTTATTTCAGATTAAAGAATTCTCTCAAATGATAGATGTGAACAATAACGAAATCATGTGATCAAAGGAAAAAACAGTAAATTATTATGAAGCAGAAATGA is a genomic window containing:
- the LOC142631202 gene encoding putative protein phosphatase 2C 33 isoform X1, translating into MGSCLSGEGAAGSHGGALPYALAAAAASAESDVGANKRRKPAAAKKMKRNCSFDAKMELWLHRIPKRLFVNGSSEVACLFSKQGKKGINQDAMIVWENFGSKEDTILCGVFDGHGPFGHMVAKKVRDSLPLKLCAQLQLNSFHKDGHDDIISGGLGSLTSEESALTSTDGEAGIHNQNHTDITTMRESFLKAFKVMDKELKLHPSIDCYCSGTTAVTLVKQGRDLVVGNVGDSRAVLGTRDEDDFLIAVQLTVDLKPNLPKEAERIKKYKGRVFALQNEPEVARVWLPNANSPGLAMSRAFGDFCLKDFGLISVPEISYHQLTEKDEFVVLATDGVWDVLSNKEVVEIVASAPPSSAARKLVESANRAWKFKCPYAKVDDCAVVCLFLNSSSNHYSASTLIPNGTETSVNQSGIGNKKDFSKSVDMDHSGTL
- the LOC142631202 gene encoding putative protein phosphatase 2C 33 isoform X2, which produces MKRNCSFDAKMELWLHRIPKRLFVNGSSEVACLFSKQGKKGINQDAMIVWENFGSKEDTILCGVFDGHGPFGHMVAKKVRDSLPLKLCAQLQLNSFHKDGHDDIISGGLGSLTSEESALTSTDGEAGIHNQNHTDITTMRESFLKAFKVMDKELKLHPSIDCYCSGTTAVTLVKQGRDLVVGNVGDSRAVLGTRDEDDFLIAVQLTVDLKPNLPKEAERIKKYKGRVFALQNEPEVARVWLPNANSPGLAMSRAFGDFCLKDFGLISVPEISYHQLTEKDEFVVLATDGVWDVLSNKEVVEIVASAPPSSAARKLVESANRAWKFKCPYAKVDDCAVVCLFLNSSSNHYSASTLIPNGTETSVNQSGIGNKKDFSKSVDMDHSGTL